The Desulfofundulus salinus genome includes the window AACTGAGCATCGAGGGCAATAAGTCGGGCGACATCGAAGCCTCTATCTCCAGCGCTGGGGCGGCAAATACCAAACTTGTGATCGCTAAAGCTGTAGTACCCGTGAGCGCAGAGGCCGAAGTGGCGGACGTGAAGATTGGTGTGCAGAACCAGTCCGCACCAGACCTGGTAATCACCGAGGCCAAGAAGGGCGCAATTGAGCAGAAGGTTGAAAAGAATATAAGCGGTGCAACGCGCAGTGGCGATGGTGAGATAACCATTACTCTGCCCGCGGGTGTAAAGTTTGCCGCGACTCCGAAGGTCGAAGTAACATCGGGAGACCTGGAGCTCAAGGCAGACCAGGCCCGGTTGACGGACAACGATGCAGTGTTCAGGATTCCAGTAAAGTCCGAGAGCACCAAGCCCAGCACCATTAGGGTTTATGGCATCAAGCTGACGCTAGACCGGACTGTCCCCGAAGGGGATCTAATGGTTAAGGTTGGCGGCTTGGCAGTAGTGGAGAACACCCGTGCTAACGGTGATGATGCGAATGCAATTGAAGCTGGCGAATTTGATACTGGCACTGCAGTTAAAGTGAAGCTGGCGAACTGCATTACCCCTGCTCCCGGTGAGCAGAAGTCTACCGTGGTGTTCAAAGTCAGCGACACCAAGTTCACCGTGAACGGCGTGGAGCAGACCATGGATGTGGCCCCGTACATCAAGAACGGCCGGACCTACGTCCCCGTGCGGTACTCCGCCCAGGCCGTGGGTGTGGCTGCTGACAACATCCTCTACAGCGGCGGCAAGGTGACCCTGATTAAGGGCGACAAGGTCGTCCAGTTCACCATCGGCAGCAACGTCATGCTGATCAACGGCGTGGCTATCAACATGGACGTTAAAGCCGAGATCACCAACGGCCGGACCATGCTGCCCTTCCGCTACGTCGCCCAGGCCCTGGGTGCCCAGGTCAACTGGGATCCCACCGAGCAGACCGTCACGATGACCCTGTAAGCTTCTAAAACAAACCGGGCTGGAACCCATGATGATTCCGGCCCGGTTTTTCTTTTGCTAATTTTTATTTGTCGGCTACAACCATTCGAAGCTCTGAACCACGATTATTCCCTTTTCCTTCGCCCTTTCCATAACCCAGTGGGTACTGAAAACGGCAGGGATGGCGGTGGTCGGCTTGAACACGTTAAGGGAGAGCCGCGGCGGTAAGATGCAGCGGGCACGGCGAAAAGCGGGTGCAGGGGAGGGACCGGGTACGTGTAAAGGGCGCCGACCGGGGAGGGTACGGGATAATTACGGGATGAAGGTGACGGTTAGAGGTACTCCTCCAGGTCGGAGAGAGTGTTTATTTCAAAGATGTTATCCAGAATCAGCCCCAGGGCGTATTCATCCAGGGACTTGATTTTATCCACATAGGGGCGCGGTATTTTCTTGAACTTTTTATGCAAAAGCTTCAAAACACTCTCCCTGAGGGTTTCCTGCCGGCCTTTTTCCATACCCTTCTCCATGCCTTTTTCAAAAATTCTCCTGTAGCCGGCCGACTCTTCGATGTTCAGCATCTTTTCCACCTCCCGGAAGATTTGTTCAATGACCGGTTTATCAAAGACAAGTCCAGCGAAAATTTCCGCCCTGAGCAGGGATTGGCGCTTCTCCTCGATGTTTAACGGGGCGTGGACAATGGTCTCCACGCACTCTCTCAAAAACTCTTCTTTTTTCCGGTCGATGAGCAGTAACTATTGTGGCGGTGTGGTTATCCCGGTGGTCTATTCCCTGTTGGCGGTCTAAGAAAAGTGCTTAAAAAGTATGTCAGAGCAGGGGTTGCAGGGACCTGTTCGCACGAACTTCAATAAAGGAGTGTGTTAAAACCACCAGGGCTTCGTTCCCATGGAATGGTGTGAAAATCATGGTCTTCAAGGACCACCGCGATTATATTGCTCCTGCTGACAGGATATGGTATAATCTTGTAATAAATTAACCAGAGGGGTGCATTTTTCTTGAATTTAAGTAAAGTTGAGAAGGAAGTATTGCGCCAGTTCGTTGCTTACCTTAATGATATTTACCCGAAGCAAATTCGATCAGTAATCCTTTACGGTTCAAAAGCCCGGGGCGATGCCCGGCCGGATTCGGACATAGACATTCTCCTTTTAGTCAATGACCGTCATAAAATTGATCGTGACAAGATATACGATTTCATTGTCGATGCAGATCTGGAACACGGTATAGATATTTCGCTAAATATTTACAATGCTGAAGAATTTAACCGGATGGTAACCTGGCAGGCACCTTTCGCTGCCAATGTGGTCCGGGACAGTAAGATTCTTAAAAGCGCCAGGGATCTCCGCGAGGCCGGTGATTATGACGATTTTTACCTCGTAACCAAAGAGGAAGCTCAATTGGCAATAGATAACGCAGAAAAATTTATTAAGGGCGTTAAAGAATTTCTTGATGCTTATTACGGACCGAAAAATTTGTGAAGTGAACCTCCGAAACAAGCGCTGGAAATAAATATGGCGAGAAGGAACAAAAAAGGCAAAGGTCAACCTCATTGAAAATAATTGATAAGGTAGTGTGAGAGGAGGGGACTAGCCGCCCCCTCCTACTCGATGTGCACCCGGCATGGGCGTTAACTTGGTGGTAAAAATCTACTGCAGGCGAGGCAGTACGGGTTTGCTGGCCAAAGGCAAGGGTGTCCATCGCTAGAGGTACTCCTCCAGGTCGGAGTGAGTGTTTATTTCAAAGATGTTATCCAGAATCAGCCCCAGGGCATATTCATCGAGGGACTTGATTTTATCCACATAAGGGCGGGGTATTTTCTTGAACTTTTGTGAAAATCATGGTCCCCGAGGACGAAAAAACCTTGACTGCACCTGTTTGCCAGGGGTATACTGGTGGTGAAAATTAGTTAAACAGTTTAACAATAATTTAACCAGTTGAAACCGGACAGGAAAAAGGAGGGCTTGAACTTGGGCCGCATTCTCACAGTGCTTATCCTCATAGCTTCTTTGCTCGTACCACCTTTTGCCTGGGCCAAAGAGCCGGCCACGCCCGAGCTGACCCTGAACCAGGCGGTAGCCCTGGCCCTGGCGCACAGCGAATCGGTGAAAAAGGCGGAAAAAGAAATCGATCGTACCTATGAGTGGCGTGAGGAAAGGGCTGACCAGCTCGACTACGTGCCCACGGCGCCCCCGGGCAACCCGAAGGTGGAAATAGCCTGGAGCAACCTCCTGGCCGCCGACCTGACCTGGCGCATGGCCAAGAAAAGTTTAACCGCCGAGCAGGACAAGGTGGCCCTGGACGCGTGCAAAAAGTACTGGGATGTATTGAAGGCGCAGGAAAAGGTGCGGGCGGCGGAAGAAGGATTGAAAAAAGCCGACTGGGAGCTGCGCAGGGCGCGGGCCAATTTCCAGGTGGGGATGATCCCGCAGGCCGACCTGGTGGCGGCGGAAGCCGGGCTGGCCCGGGCTAAAGCAGCCCTGGAAGCGGCGAAAAACGATCTCGACAACGCCTATGCCTCTTTCAACCGGCTGGTGGGCCTGTGGCCCCAGGACCGTCCGGTGCTGGTGGACGGGGTGAATTTCGCCCCCCTGGAGGTGCCCGATGTAAATGTGGAGGTGGGCCGGATTGTGGCGGAAAGCCCCACCGTCTGGCTGGCCAACGAGAAGGTGACGCTGCAGAAATACTATGAAGACATGATGTTCTATACCGGTGAGTACCGGCCCTACCAGGTAAGAAAAATAGAAGTCGAGCAGGCCGAGCTGGAAGCCGCAAGCACCAGGAAAATGATGGAGGAGATAACCCGGTCCCTTTACTACAATGCCAAAAGCCTGGAAGAATCCTACCAGGCCCTGCAGGAGGGGGTAAAAACCGCCGAGGAAAACCTGCGGGTGACGAAGGTGAAATACGATGTGGGTATGGCCACCCGGGCCGAGGTGGCGGCCGCCGAAGCGGCCCTGGCGGAGGCGAAACAAAAGGCGCTGGAGATAGCCTGCCAGCACGCCTACCTCAAGCTGGCCTTTGAAAAGCCCTGGGCCTACATCAGCCTGGCCGTCGCCGGCGGCGGTGCGGGCGGCAGCGGTGCTTCGGGAAATGCTCAGGGTTAGCGCGGCAGTGATGAAAAACCCCTGTCCACCAAAAGGGCAGGGGTTTATAACTTGGGGTACGGTTGTGGGTGAACCGGCGAACCATGACCGTATGGCGGAACAGCATTGCTACAGGTATTCCTCTTTTCCCCGCTTCACGGCTCGCAGATGAAGGCTGACTTGCGGCCGGGCCCGTAGCGGTAGACCAGGAAAGGTAAAGACCCGTTCAATGCGCAGCCTCTCCATTTTTCTGTTGACAAGGTCTTCCTTGTGTCCATATACTTAACTTGGTGAACTTTTTGCGGCGTTAATTTTTTCGACGGGAAGGTGACGGGGGTGAGCGATCAAAAATTATCCGCCTGGCTGGACAGGCTGGAAGAGGTGTTCAACCAGGTGGCCAGGCGGCTTCATGCCGAGCTGGATCACCACCTGATGGAGGGCCTGACCGGGAGCCAGTTTATTGTGCTCATGCGCATCTTCCGGCGTGGGCGCATGAGTGTGTCCGAGGTGGCCGGGGATATGAGGGTATCACTGAGTGCCATCACCGCGCTGGTGGACAGACTGCACCGGGCGGGTTTTGTGGAGCGCCGCCGGGATGATGATGACCGCCGTGTGGTGTGGCTTGAACTGACGCCCAAAGGGGAGGAGGTCGTGCGTTCCTGCCTGGCCACCAGAAGGCGGGTGATGGAAAAATATTTGGGCCAGCTTCCGGAAGAAGATGTGAAGCAACTGGTACGAATCTACGAGAAATTGCTGTCCATTTTGATACGGGAGGGGGCGGGAGGCGCCGGGGGAAGGTCCGGCCACAGCAGGGGTACGGAGCTGGAAGCTTCTTCCGGGGACGGCAGCAATGCCCCCAAAGCGGAGTAATTGGGGCAAAAGAAACGGACGATCAATCCCGGAAAGTTGGGGGGATGCCCGTATGAGAGGGGGTCTCCCGACTGCCGGCTATGGTTGAGAGTATTTACCTGGGGAGAGTGAAGAGGAATGCGTGTAGGAAAAATTGCCCTGGCGGCTTTAATGCTGGCCTTGGTCCTGGCGGCCGCCGGATGCGGGAAAAAGCAGGCAGCCGCCCCGGCTGATGCGGGTCCCACGGTGGTCAGTACGGCCAAAGCAGCCATGGGACTGCTGGACAACCGGGCGGTTGTGAGCGGCAAACTGGATGCCGTTCAAACTGCCAGCATCGTATCCAAAGTGCCCGGCAAGGTGGCCAAAGTGCACGTGGATGTTGGGGACCGGGTTAGCGCCGGGCAGGTGCTGGTTACCCTGGAGAACAAAGACCTGGCCGACCGGGTGACCCAGGCGCAGGCTGCTGTAGCTCAGGCCGAAGCGGCTCTGGCCCAGGCGGAAGCGGGGTTAAAGTCGGCCCGGTCAGCCCTGGAGAACGCCCGGGACAACTTTGCCGTGGCCGAAGCCAATTACAACCGGGCTAAAGAACTCCTGGCCGCCGGGGCCATTTCCCCGGCCGTTTTTGAGAGCCAGTACGAGCTTCCCTACAAGCAGGCCAGGCAGGCAGTTGAGGGCACTGTCCCTGCGCAGGTGGAACAGGCTCAGGCAATGGTTAAAGTGCAGCAGGCGGCATTGTCCAGCGCCCGGGCGCAGCTGGCCCTGGCCCGGTCGAGCTATGAGGATAGTTTCATCAGGGCGCCCTTTACCGGCGTGGTTACCGCCCGGAACGTGAATCCCGGGGAGATGGCGTCCACCATGCCTGTAATTTCCATGGCCAACATCGACCGGGTGGTGGTCAAGGCCACCGTCGGCGAGGATCACATCAATCAGTTGAAGCAGGGGGAAAAAGTACAGGTGAAGATCGGCGCCGTATCGGCCCAGCCCTTTACCGGCGTGATCACCAGTATCGCCCCGGCGGCCGATCCGGTGACAAAAGCGTTCCCCGTAAAGGTGGAGATTGACAACCCCAAACACCTCTTAAAACCGGGTATGTTTGCCGAGGTGCAGCTGCCCTCGAGCGGGCAAAAGCAATTGCTGATCCCCCGGGAGGCTCTGGTAAAGGACGGGGAGCGGGATTTCGTCTGGGTGGTTAAAGATGGCAAAGTCCAGCGCCGCGAGATCAAGGCGGGAGAATCGGACGGCAGGTACATTGCCGTTATTTCCGGCCTGGAGGCGGGGGAAGAGGTGGTCACTGCCGGCCAGGAGAGCCTGCAGGATGGAGCCAGGGTGACGGTCAAGAACTGACGGGGGCCGGCTCCGCCGTCACGGGCGCGGCCCCCGTCACCGGCGACGCCCGTGCCCCGGCGAAATAAACGGGGCCAACCGGAAATACACGGTTCCAAAGGCGCCGGTCATCCCCGTGCTAAAGGCGAATTTTTTAATTCTCGCCGTGCTTTCGCAGGAGGTTTATTGAATGAAAATTACCGATGTATCCATCCAGCGCCCCATGCTGGTGGCCGTGCTGGTAACCGTACTGCTGATCCTGGGCGGCGTTTCTTTAAGCCGCCTGGCCATTGACCTGTGGCCCGAAATGAACCTGCCCGTGGCCGCGGTGGTCACCGAATATCCTGGGGCGGGGCCGGAGGAAGTGGAGCAGCAGGTCACCCGGCCCCTGGAGTCCATCCTGGCCACGGTGGGCAACCTGGATACCATCCGGTCCACCAGCAGCATGGGTACTTCCACCATTATCCTCATGTTTGACTGGGGCACGGACATGAACTACGCCGCCCTGCAGATCCGGGAAAAGGTGGATATCATCCGGCAGTACCTGCCGTCGGGGGTCAAGACACCCATGACTTTCAAGATGGACCCCAACATGATGCCCATCATGCAGCTGGCACTGTCCTCTGAAGATTCCCGGCGGTTGAAACAGCTTACCGATGATGTAATTCAACCCCGGCTGGAGCGGGTCGGCGGCGTGGCCAGCGTCTGGTCGGCCGGCGGGTTGGAGCGGGAGATCCGGGTGCTGGTGGACCCGGAGCGGCTGGCCGGGTACGGTCTGACCTTAAACGGCCTGACCCAGGCCCTTTCGGCGGAAAACCTGAATGTTTCCGGGGGCACCGTGCAGGAAGGCACGAAAGATCTGCTGGTGCGGGTGACCGGGGAGTTCCGGGATCTGGACCAGGTGCGCCGGGTGGTGGTGGGTGCTCCGGGAGGGCACCCGGTGCACCTGGGGGATGTGGCCCGGGTGGAGGACGGGCACAAAAAGATCACCCAGTTCAGCCGGGTGGACGGCAAGCCCGGCCTGTCGGTATATATCCAGAAACAGAGCGGCGCCAATACGGTCCAGGTGGCCCGGGCGGTGCACAAAGCCCTGGATGAATTGAAGAAGGAGCTGCCCGGGGTCCGCTTTGACGTGGTCATGGACCAGTCGGAATTCATTGAGCGGAGCATCAACCACGTGGTGAAGGAAATCCTGGTGGGCGGCTTCCTGGCCATGCTGGTGATGTGGATTTTCCTGCGCAACCTGCGCAGCACCCTGATCATCTCCACGTCCATTCCCATTTCCATCATCGGCACCTTTGTGCTCATTTACTTTAACGATATGACCCTCAACCTGATCACCATGGGCGGCCTGGCCCTGGGGGTCGGCCTGATCGTGGACGACGCCATCGTGGTGCTGGAGAACATCTACCGCCACCGCCAGCTGGGTTACGGCCTGGTGGAGGCCGCCCGGGTGGGTACCGGCGAGGTGGGCGGGGCGGTCATTGCTTCCACCCTGACCACCATGGCCGTCTTCCTGCCCGTGGTTTTTGTGAAGGGCCTGGCGGCCCAGCTGTTTACTCCCCTGGCTTTGACGGTATCCTTTGCCATTTTTACCTCCCTGGTGGTAGCCCTCACCCTGGTGCCCCTGATGGCCAGCCGCTGGCTCCACCTTGAGGAGGAGCCAGCGGTGCCGGTACCGGAAGGGAGCGCTTCGCCGGGCAGTGCCGCCTCCGGCCTGCGGGGCTGGCGGAAGCTCTACAAACTGTCGGAGCGCTGGTTCAACAATTTAAATGACGCCTACCGCCGGTTACTGGAGTGGGCGTTGAACCACCGGCGGCGGGTAATCATCATCGTGTCGGCGCTCTTTGTCCTGAGCCTGGCGGCCTTTCCCCTGGTGGGCTTCGAGTTCATGCCCTCCATGGACCAGGGGCAGGTAAACATTACCGTGGAAATGCCCCGGGGAACCTCCCTGGAGGAGACCAACCGGGTGGCCACGCGCATAGAGAAAATGGTGCAGGACCCCTGGGTGGAGAGCGTGTTTACCGGTGTGGGCTTTACCGGCATGCAGGGCATGTGGGGCGAGAGCAATACCGATGTGGCCCAGATTATCCTCCAGCTGGTGGATAAGTCCCGGCGCAGTGTGACCGCCGATGAGGTGGCGGAAATACTGCGCCAGAGGTTTAAAGATATTCCCGGCGCCAAAATCAAGGTGAGCGCCATGGAAGATCAGAGCGGGATGATGGGCGGCACCGCCCCGGTGCAGATCCAGGTGCGGGGCGATGATATGGCCACCCTCACCCGTCTGGGCGACCGGGTGGCGGAGGTGGTGCGCCGCGTCCCCGGCACCCGGGAGGTGACCAGCAGCCTCCAGGAGGGCCGCCCCGAGGTGCAGGTGCTGGTTCACCGGGACCGGGCGGCAGCCTGCGGGCTTTCCCCGGCCGAGGTGGCCTCCACCGTGCGCACGGCCGTTGAAGGCACTGTGGCCACCCGCTACCGCACCGGCGGGGAAGAGGTGGACATCCGGGTGCAGCTTCGCGATGGTGAGGTCACCCGCCTGCCCGATTTATCAACCCTGACCATTTTATCCCCCACCGGTGCGTCCGTACCTTTAAGCCAGGTGGCGGAAATAGTGGAAACCCGGGGGCCCCACGCCATTGACCGGCAGGACCAGACCCGGGTGGTAACCGTTACCGCCCAGCTGGCGGGGCGGGACCTGGGCAGTGTGATCAAGGATATCCAGGCCGGGTTGAAAGGCCTCTCCCTGCCTCCGGGATACACCGTGGAATTCGGCGGTGAGCAGGAACAGATGGCCGAAACCTTCGGCGACCTGAGCCTGGCCCTGGTGCTGGCGGTGGTCCTGGTCTACCTGGTGATGGTGGCCCAGTTTGAGTCAGTGTTGTACCCCTTCATCATCATGTTTTCCGTGCCCGTAACCATGGTGGGGGTTACCTTCAGCCTGCTGGTTACCGGGCGTACCTTTTCCGTGCCTGCCTTCATCGGCCTGATCATGCTGGTGGGCATAGTGGTGAAAAACGCCATAGTTTTTGTGGATTACGTCAACATCCTGCGCCGGCGGGGCCTGGAGCGCCGGGAGGCCATTTTGAAGGCCGGTCCCACCCGCCTGCGCCCCATCCTGATGACGGCGCTCACGGCCATCCTGGCCATGCTGCCCATGGCCCTGGGCATCGGCGAGGGCTCCGAGGGGCAGGCGCCCATGGCCACGGTGGTGGCCGGCGGGCTGGCTTTTTCGACCGTGATCACCCTGGTGCTGGTACCCGTGATTTACACCATCCTGGACGACTGGAAGGAGCGCTGGCAGGCCCGGTGGGCCGGGAGACGGACCGCCCGCCTGGAGGCTGTAAATGGAGGTTAGAGGTTGGAGGTCGGAAGTGGGAAATAAGTTGGAGGCCGGAATCCAGAGAGAGAGAAGGGAGAGTGCGGGATGAGAAACAAAAAGGCTATGCTGGCCGTGGCCGCGGTGATGGTGGCCGTCCTTGCCGCCATATCCTTTTACTACTGGCATATGAACCGCTACTACGTTACTACCGAAGATGCCCGTATCGACGGGGATATTTACCGGGTGAGTCCCCAGGTGTCCGGTAAACTGCTGGAGATAAACGTGGAAGAGGGGCAGGCGGTCAGAGCGGGGGATATCGTTGCCCGCCTGGACGACACCACCCTCCCCCCGGGGGCCAACATTGACCTTGCGGTGGTGCGGTCACCCGTAAGCGGCGTGGTGGTTAAAAAGGTGGCCCATGTGGGTGAAATTGCCGCCCCGGGACAGCCCGTTATCATGGTTGTGGATCCGTCAGCCCTCTATATCACCGCCAATATCGAGGAGACCGACCTGAAAAAGGTGCGTCCGGGTCAGAAGGTGGACATCACCCTGGATGTCCTGCCGGGGCACAAATTCACGGGCTATGTGGCACGCATAGGGCGGGCCTCCCTTTCCACCTTCTCCCTGCTGCCCGCCAACACCGGCGGAAGCTTTACCAAAGTGGTGCAGCGGGTGCCCGTGAAGATCGTATTTGACGAGTATCCCGAAAATTATGTGGAAGTAGGCACCAATGCCCGGGTGAAGATTCATATCCGGTGACCGGGCGGGGGGTTGTATGATCATGTCCAAGGCTAAACCGGCCGTTTCTGAAGGAAACGGGTTTCCCTGGCGGGAATTGTTCATCCTGGTCATCGGTCCCTTTATGGCCATACTGGACGGGAGCATCGTCAACGTGGCCGTACCCAAGCTGATGGCCGTTTTTGGCGTGGGCACGGATAAAGTGCAGTGGGTTTTAACCGCCTACCTGCTCACCTCCGGGGTCGTCATTCCGGTCAGCGGGTATTTGGGGGACGTCCTGGGGTACAGGCGCATGTACATCCTGTCCCTGGCGGCTTTTACCCTCGGTTCCCTTTTCTGCGGCCTGTCGTGGAGCAACACTTCCCTGGTGGTGGCCAGGGTATGCCAGGCCGTGGGGGGCGGGATGCTCGTCCCCATCAGCATGGGCATGCTTTTTAAAGTCGTTCCCCGGGGAAAGATGGGTATGGCCATGGGTATCTGGGGGATATCGGCCATGATGGCCCCCACCATCGGCCCCACCCTGGGCGGCTACCTGGTGGATGAACTTTCCTGGCACATGATCTTTTTAATCAACCTGCCGGTTGGTTTGCTGGGTATGTTCCTTGCCGCCGTTTTTTTGAAGGAAACCCCCTTGCTGAAAGCCAGGTTCGACCTGGTGGGTTGTCTTTTGTGCGGGGCCGGCTGCTTTGCCGTCCTGCTGGCTTTAAGCGAAGGGCAGGACAAGGGGTGGACTTCCCAGTATATCGTTACCCTCCTGGCGGCGGCCTTCTTCTTCCTGCTCCTGTTCGTGCTCTGGGAACTGCAGGAAGAACAACCCATGCTGGACGTCCGGCTGCTGGCGAATCCCGTGTTTGCAGCCAGCCTTTTAACCACGGCCGTGGTGACTATCGGCCTTTTCGGCGGGCTTTTCCTGGTCCCCATTTTTACCCAGAACCTGCTGGGTTTAACACCCATGCAGACGGGTTTGCTCATTATGCCTTCAGCACTGGCCAGCGGCCTGATGATGCCCATCAGCGGCCGGTTGTACGATAAAATTGGGGCGAAGCCGCTGGCCCTGGTGGGGCTGTCGGTGGTTGCCTATACCACGTGGGAACTTCATAAAATAAACCTGGACATTTCCACACACTGGCTGCAGATGATGATGGTGTACCGGTCTCTCGGTATGGGGCTGGCCATGATGCCCATCGGCACGGCGGGTATGGAGGCCGTTGAGGCCAGGCTTTCCGGGCGGGCGTCGGCTTTTAACAACCTGGTGCGCCAGGTTTCGGCTTCCCTGGGCATCGCCTTTCTCACTTACGTTATGACAAAGCGCCAGGCCTACCACTTCAGCTGGCTGGCCGACGGTTTTTCCTGGACTTCCCCGGTGGCTTATGGAGCCCTCCAGCAGGTCAAGCAGGCCCTGGCCCTGTCCGGGGATAGCGCCCTGGCCGTCATCAGCCTGGCCGCCCAGCGGCAGGCCATGGCCAGCGCCATTGCCGATACCTTCATTGTCAGTGCCGTGATGGTGGCCGTGGCCATACCACTTTCGCTGTTTCTGGGAAAGAAGGGGAAGGATGCCAGGGGTGGATAGGGTTGCTTGACGGTAGGGCTAACGGGTAGTATTATAAGGTAGGAGGTGAAGGGTATGAAAACTGTAAAGTTATCGATTACCCTGCCCAAGGATCTTGTTGACCAGATGAAAAACCTCACTACAAATATAAGTTCCTTTATTGCTGCCGGAATGAGGGAATATGTTTCCCGTGAACAAAGCCGGCGGGCGATTAAAGAAAGCGCCGGTGCCTGGTCCGATGAAAACCACCCTGAACTGCAAACTGTTGTAGATGTAGAAAAATATGTACGTGAGGTTAGATCAACATGGCGGCGTGCAGAACATTAGGCTGCCTGCTGGATACCAGCGCGGTGATTTTACACCTGCGCAACTTTCCCGGGATGAAAGAACTTTTGCTCGAACTGCTCGATGCCCGGGGGCAGCTTGCCGTTTCAACGGTTACCCTGGTTGAAGTCTGGCAAGGAGTAAAGGCGGGGGAAGAAGGCAAAACCCGCCGCTTTTTTGAAGGAGTATCAGTAATCCCTCTAGATGCCGAACTGGCGGAAAAAGCGGGTGAACTGGCCCGGTCCTTGCGGGAAAATGGTTTTACCATTGAACTGGCCGATATTATTATTGCCGCAGCGGCGTTGGCAGCAAAAGTACCGGTTTTAACGACCAACCGGCGCCATTTTTCATTTGTTGACGGCCTCGAAGTGCTGGAAATTAAATCACTACTGGGCTGTCGCTAACGTTTATTGCCAGAAGGAGAGTTCTCGCCCATGCAAATCAACCTCTTGGGTGCACGGGTTGATGCGGTCGATCTGGCCGGAGCGGTGGAGAAAGTGGCTGCCTTTATTGCCACGGGACGCCCTCACCAGGTAATTACCTTAAACCCGGAAATTTTGTACCGTGCCCAGCAGGAGCCGGAACTGCTGGCCTTAATTAACCAGGCCGACCTGGTTACCGCCGACGGCATCGGCATCGTCTGGGCGGCAGGGGTGGCCGGCACCCCCGTGCCCGGGCGGGTGACGGGCATCGACCTCATGCTGGCGCTGGTGGAAAGGGCCGCCCGGGAAGGCTGGCGCGTCTTTTTGCTGGGGGCGGCGCCGGGGGTGGCGGAGGAGGCCGCCCGCCGGCTGCAGGAAAAACACCCGGGGCTTGTGGTGGCCGGCACGCAGCACGGCTACTTCAGGCCGGCTGAAGAGGGACCCGCGGGGGGAGCGGTGGGTACGTCGCCCGCTCATACGCCGGGTAACTCTCCGAACAACAGCACTGGTGGCCTGCCCGAGAACCCAAAGGTCCCAACCGAATGGGACGTGGTGCAACAAGTCCGGAGTGCAAAGCCAGACCTGCTTTTTGTAGCCCTTGGGGCCCCAAAACAGGAAAAATTCATCGCCCGGCACAAGGAGGTCCTGGGTGTGCCTGTGGCCATGGGCGTCGGAGGCAGTTTTGACGTGATTGCCGGCCGGGTGGCCAGAGCTCCAGTGTGGATGCAGCGCCTCCACCTGGAATGGCTGGGCCGGCTGCTCCGGGAACCGCGCCGCTGGCGCCGCATGCTGGTGTTGCCCCGCTTTGCCTGGCTGGCCTGGCGGAAAGCG containing:
- a CDS encoding DUF4351 domain-containing protein, with protein sequence MRECVETIVHAPLNIEEKRQSLLRAEIFAGLVFDKPVIEQIFREVEKMLNIEESAGYRRIFEKGMEKGMEKGRQETLRESVLKLLHKKFKKIPRPYVDKIKSLDEYALGLILDNIFEINTLSDLEEYL
- a CDS encoding nucleotidyltransferase domain-containing protein; this translates as MNLSKVEKEVLRQFVAYLNDIYPKQIRSVILYGSKARGDARPDSDIDILLLVNDRHKIDRDKIYDFIVDADLEHGIDISLNIYNAEEFNRMVTWQAPFAANVVRDSKILKSARDLREAGDYDDFYLVTKEEAQLAIDNAEKFIKGVKEFLDAYYGPKNL
- a CDS encoding TolC family protein, producing the protein MGRILTVLILIASLLVPPFAWAKEPATPELTLNQAVALALAHSESVKKAEKEIDRTYEWREERADQLDYVPTAPPGNPKVEIAWSNLLAADLTWRMAKKSLTAEQDKVALDACKKYWDVLKAQEKVRAAEEGLKKADWELRRARANFQVGMIPQADLVAAEAGLARAKAALEAAKNDLDNAYASFNRLVGLWPQDRPVLVDGVNFAPLEVPDVNVEVGRIVAESPTVWLANEKVTLQKYYEDMMFYTGEYRPYQVRKIEVEQAELEAASTRKMMEEITRSLYYNAKSLEESYQALQEGVKTAEENLRVTKVKYDVGMATRAEVAAAEAALAEAKQKALEIACQHAYLKLAFEKPWAYISLAVAGGGAGGSGASGNAQG
- a CDS encoding MarR family winged helix-turn-helix transcriptional regulator; the encoded protein is MSDQKLSAWLDRLEEVFNQVARRLHAELDHHLMEGLTGSQFIVLMRIFRRGRMSVSEVAGDMRVSLSAITALVDRLHRAGFVERRRDDDDRRVVWLELTPKGEEVVRSCLATRRRVMEKYLGQLPEEDVKQLVRIYEKLLSILIREGAGGAGGRSGHSRGTELEASSGDGSNAPKAE
- a CDS encoding efflux RND transporter periplasmic adaptor subunit, producing the protein MRVGKIALAALMLALVLAAAGCGKKQAAAPADAGPTVVSTAKAAMGLLDNRAVVSGKLDAVQTASIVSKVPGKVAKVHVDVGDRVSAGQVLVTLENKDLADRVTQAQAAVAQAEAALAQAEAGLKSARSALENARDNFAVAEANYNRAKELLAAGAISPAVFESQYELPYKQARQAVEGTVPAQVEQAQAMVKVQQAALSSARAQLALARSSYEDSFIRAPFTGVVTARNVNPGEMASTMPVISMANIDRVVVKATVGEDHINQLKQGEKVQVKIGAVSAQPFTGVITSIAPAADPVTKAFPVKVEIDNPKHLLKPGMFAEVQLPSSGQKQLLIPREALVKDGERDFVWVVKDGKVQRREIKAGESDGRYIAVISGLEAGEEVVTAGQESLQDGARVTVKN
- a CDS encoding efflux RND transporter permease subunit, which gives rise to MKITDVSIQRPMLVAVLVTVLLILGGVSLSRLAIDLWPEMNLPVAAVVTEYPGAGPEEVEQQVTRPLESILATVGNLDTIRSTSSMGTSTIILMFDWGTDMNYAALQIREKVDIIRQYLPSGVKTPMTFKMDPNMMPIMQLALSSEDSRRLKQLTDDVIQPRLERVGGVASVWSAGGLEREIRVLVDPERLAGYGLTLNGLTQALSAENLNVSGGTVQEGTKDLLVRVTGEFRDLDQVRRVVVGAPGGHPVHLGDVARVEDGHKKITQFSRVDGKPGLSVYIQKQSGANTVQVARAVHKALDELKKELPGVRFDVVMDQSEFIERSINHVVKEILVGGFLAMLVMWIFLRNLRSTLIISTSIPISIIGTFVLIYFNDMTLNLITMGGLALGVGLIVDDAIVVLENIYRHRQLGYGLVEAARVGTGEVGGAVIASTLTTMAVFLPVVFVKGLAAQLFTPLALTVSFAIFTSLVVALTLVPLMASRWLHLEEEPAVPVPEGSASPGSAASGLRGWRKLYKLSERWFNNLNDAYRRLLEWALNHRRRVIIIVSALFVLSLAAFPLVGFEFMPSMDQGQVNITVEMPRGTSLEETNRVATRIEKMVQDPWVESVFTGVGFTGMQGMWGESNTDVAQIILQLVDKSRRSVTADEVAEILRQRFKDIPGAKIKVSAMEDQSGMMGGTAPVQIQVRGDDMATLTRLGDRVAEVVRRVPGTREVTSSLQEGRPEVQVLVHRDRAAACGLSPAEVASTVRTAVEGTVATRYRTGGEEVDIRVQLRDGEVTRLPDLSTLTILSPTGASVPLSQVAEIVETRGPHAIDRQDQTRVVTVTAQLAGRDLGSVIKDIQAGLKGLSLPPGYTVEFGGEQEQMAETFGDLSLALVLAVVLVYLVMVAQFESVLYPFIIMFSVPVTMVGVTFSLLVTGRTFSVPAFIGLIMLVGIVVKNAIVFVDYVNILRRRGLERREAILKAGPTRLRPILMTALTAILAMLPMALGIGEGSEGQAPMATVVAGGLAFSTVITLVLVPVIYTILDDWKERWQARWAGRRTARLEAVNGG